The genomic DNA TTGGTTTTTTCCCAGCCAGCTAAATCTTTTTTACCAAGAGCGCGGCAAACGCGTTTCATACTGTGGCAAGACACACATTTAGCAGAAACAATTTCTGCGTCATCAGCCTGTGCAGCAGGAGCTAGAGCCCCAGTCATCAGAATGGTTCCAGCAACAAATAAACTAAATAAGATCTTCATTTTTAATTTCCTCCGAGTGATTTGTAATTCAATAATACATGATTCACTACACCACGCAACATTTATAGTATTTCAACAATTATAAATTTGCGGGGCCACATGGA from Maridesulfovibrio frigidus DSM 17176 includes the following:
- a CDS encoding cytochrome c family protein, with translation MKILFSLFVAGTILMTGALAPAAQADDAEIVSAKCVSCHSMKRVCRALGKKDLAGWEKTNARMVQKGMTVSDRELAKINRYLAEAKPDAVICQ